A genomic window from Agreia sp. COWG includes:
- a CDS encoding serine protease, whose protein sequence is MSSSPRRSLATRATAVAAVALAAVVLASPSASWATDLSNTVGSVDATVGAVATIDTPRALPVRVSVVDAQLAVDYWTPERMMAATQAGDPVAPGAPANSADDSSAARTVNTASSDTAPSTELTSASGSVAQQVAPVPHIGRVFYTLNGADYICSANVVQSANRSTVATAAHCMTGNGAFSENSVFVPAYENGDAPYGRWPVVAGEIAGGFTENNADQADDAGFLVVAHNDDGADITSVVGASPVLFNQPLSQEGSVFGYPAAGRFNGETLQTCSGQFEALGSQQIDLACDMNEGVSGGPIFEGDSADGAQYANEDARFEDYSHILGPIWQDNEESAYDLAAATAVDTAESAQ, encoded by the coding sequence ATGTCTTCATCTCCCCGCCGGTCCCTCGCGACAAGAGCGACGGCGGTCGCCGCCGTCGCGCTCGCCGCCGTCGTTCTGGCTTCTCCCTCGGCATCCTGGGCGACCGATCTGAGCAACACCGTCGGTTCTGTCGACGCCACCGTCGGTGCTGTTGCGACCATCGACACCCCGCGGGCGCTGCCCGTGCGGGTGAGCGTCGTCGACGCCCAGCTCGCCGTCGACTACTGGACTCCCGAGCGGATGATGGCAGCGACGCAGGCGGGCGATCCGGTCGCTCCTGGCGCTCCCGCGAACTCGGCCGACGACTCGAGCGCGGCACGCACCGTGAATACGGCGTCGTCAGACACCGCGCCCTCCACCGAATTGACGTCGGCCTCGGGATCAGTCGCCCAGCAGGTCGCGCCGGTTCCGCACATCGGCCGCGTCTTCTACACGCTCAATGGCGCCGACTACATCTGCAGCGCCAACGTCGTGCAGTCGGCCAACCGTTCCACGGTGGCGACCGCGGCCCACTGCATGACAGGAAACGGTGCGTTCTCCGAGAACTCCGTCTTCGTGCCCGCCTACGAGAACGGTGACGCCCCCTACGGCCGCTGGCCGGTCGTCGCCGGTGAGATCGCAGGTGGATTCACAGAGAACAACGCCGACCAAGCCGACGACGCCGGCTTCCTCGTCGTCGCGCACAACGACGACGGGGCAGACATCACCAGCGTGGTCGGGGCGTCGCCCGTGCTCTTCAACCAGCCCCTGAGCCAGGAGGGGAGCGTTTTCGGTTACCCGGCGGCGGGCCGCTTCAATGGTGAGACCCTGCAAACCTGCAGTGGGCAGTTCGAGGCCCTCGGCAGCCAGCAGATCGATCTTGCCTGCGACATGAACGAGGGCGTCTCGGGCGGGCCTATCTTCGAGGGCGACAGTGCCGACGGTGCGCAGTACGCCAACGAGGACGCGCGCTTCGAGGACTATTCGCACATTCTCGGCCCCATCTGGCAAGACAACGAGGAGTCGGCCTACGACCTTGCTGCAGCCACGGCTGTCGACACCGCCGAATCGGCCCAGTAG